The following proteins are encoded in a genomic region of Gimesia algae:
- the xseA gene encoding exodeoxyribonuclease VII large subunit has protein sequence MSLAEPEILSVTETTRQIKNLVEANFPYAWVVGEISNCTMASSGHVYLTLKDDSAQLRAVIWKRTASRLKFQIEDGMEVVAAGPVEVYQARGTYQLNIEQLIPQGVGALELAFRQMQEKLAAEGLFNPEHKQPIPQFPRKIALVTSPTSAAVRDMLQVITRRWKSADLVIVPVAVQGEGAAEQIAAGIEMAARIPHVDTIITGRGGGSLEDLWAFNEEVVARAIFACPIPVISAVGHEIDISISDLVADRRALTPSEAAELSVPLQSDIQATLTHWQNQLVTNLKQRARQARLQLDAIAGRPAFARPLDMVHQRAAQVDELDRRLKRSTREIMTRFQTETRHLASALDALSPLKVLNRGYSITRKETEDEPSELEIVKSISQVKQGEVLHTFIADGTIVSQIQEIQEGS, from the coding sequence ATGTCACTTGCAGAACCTGAAATTCTCTCCGTTACTGAAACCACTCGTCAGATTAAAAATCTGGTTGAGGCAAACTTCCCTTATGCATGGGTGGTGGGAGAAATTTCCAACTGCACAATGGCCAGTTCAGGCCATGTCTATCTGACATTGAAAGATGATTCCGCCCAGTTGAGAGCCGTCATCTGGAAACGTACCGCCTCACGATTGAAATTCCAAATTGAAGATGGCATGGAAGTTGTCGCAGCCGGTCCCGTAGAAGTGTATCAGGCGCGCGGAACCTATCAGCTCAACATCGAACAACTTATTCCACAGGGAGTGGGCGCGCTGGAACTGGCGTTTCGGCAGATGCAGGAAAAACTGGCTGCAGAAGGTCTGTTTAACCCAGAACATAAACAACCTATCCCACAGTTTCCGAGAAAAATCGCCTTGGTGACCAGCCCTACCAGTGCAGCAGTGCGAGACATGTTGCAGGTGATTACGAGACGCTGGAAATCGGCTGATCTGGTCATTGTGCCTGTGGCTGTACAGGGAGAAGGAGCTGCCGAACAGATTGCAGCGGGAATCGAAATGGCTGCCCGTATTCCCCATGTAGACACGATTATCACGGGACGGGGAGGGGGCAGCCTGGAAGATCTGTGGGCCTTTAACGAAGAAGTGGTGGCTCGGGCCATTTTTGCCTGTCCCATTCCCGTCATCAGCGCCGTCGGGCATGAAATTGACATCAGTATCTCCGATCTGGTCGCGGATCGACGGGCATTAACACCGAGTGAAGCTGCAGAACTCTCTGTTCCCCTGCAATCCGATATCCAGGCGACATTGACTCACTGGCAAAACCAACTTGTCACAAACCTGAAACAACGCGCGCGACAGGCTCGTCTGCAACTTGATGCGATTGCCGGCCGCCCTGCTTTCGCTCGTCCTCTTGATATGGTTCACCAGCGGGCTGCGCAAGTCGATGAACTGGATCGCAGGCTGAAACGCAGCACGCGCGAAATCATGACCCGGTTTCAAACGGAAACTCGACATCTGGCATCCGCTTTGGATGCACTGAGTCCACTCAAAGTCCTGAACCGGGGATATAGTATTACTCGTAAGGAAACAGAAGACGAACCCTCAGAATTGGAAATTGTAAAATCGATCAGTCAGGTTAAGCAAGGTGAAGTACTTCATACATTCATCGCCGATGGCACAATTGTAAGCCAGATTCAGGAGATCCAGGAGGGCTCATAA
- a CDS encoding 3'(2'),5'-bisphosphate nucleotidase: MTKPYESELHIALAAVKQASLICRSVQSAITDEVLEKKDKSPVTIADFSSQAVICRELLQAFPADPVIGEEDAAELKESENQEFLEKIVSELSVAGIPDTTPEQVCSWIDHGGAKTYSNRFWTLDPIDGTKGFLRKEQYAVSLALIVDGKIVVGVLGCPNLACPEDQSVTGTIYYAVAGQGAFAMPLEPDNSQVSSPIHSTTTQDFSESRFCESVESGHSSHGHSQQIAAQLGIEKDPRRLDSQAKYAIVGQGEADIYMRLPTRAGYREKIWDHAAGVLLVEEAGGTVTDIHGKPLEFDQGYELANNQGVIVTNGLLHPKLIQTLKELGIS, from the coding sequence ATGACGAAACCATATGAGTCGGAATTACATATAGCCCTTGCAGCCGTCAAGCAGGCTTCTCTGATTTGTCGCTCAGTTCAATCAGCGATCACAGATGAAGTGCTGGAAAAGAAAGATAAAAGTCCGGTTACAATCGCTGATTTCAGCAGCCAGGCAGTGATCTGCCGAGAGCTGCTTCAAGCATTTCCTGCAGACCCCGTCATCGGCGAAGAAGATGCCGCTGAGTTGAAAGAGTCTGAAAACCAGGAGTTTCTGGAAAAGATCGTCTCTGAACTCTCAGTAGCGGGTATTCCTGATACCACTCCGGAACAGGTATGTTCCTGGATAGATCATGGCGGTGCAAAAACTTATAGCAATCGTTTCTGGACACTCGATCCGATTGATGGTACCAAAGGTTTCCTGCGAAAAGAACAATATGCCGTTTCTCTCGCACTGATCGTTGACGGTAAAATAGTCGTCGGAGTTTTAGGTTGCCCTAACCTTGCCTGCCCTGAGGATCAATCTGTCACAGGTACGATTTATTATGCAGTCGCAGGCCAGGGTGCATTCGCCATGCCCCTTGAACCGGACAATTCTCAGGTTTCGTCTCCTATCCATTCCACGACGACACAGGACTTCTCGGAATCGCGATTTTGTGAGTCTGTCGAGTCCGGGCATAGCTCTCACGGGCATTCACAACAGATCGCAGCCCAACTGGGGATTGAAAAAGACCCCAGACGACTCGACAGCCAGGCGAAGTACGCCATCGTGGGACAAGGGGAAGCAGACATCTACATGAGACTACCAACGCGAGCCGGGTATCGTGAAAAAATCTGGGATCATGCTGCAGGAGTTTTACTGGTTGAGGAAGCAGGGGGCACCGTGACGGACATCCACGGAAAACCCCTCGAATTTGACCAGGGCTACGAACTCGCCAACAATCAGGGTGTCATAGTCACAAATGGTCTGTTGCATCCAAAACTGATCCAGACTTTGAAAGAACTGGGAATCAGCTAA
- a CDS encoding Gfo/Idh/MocA family protein, which translates to MGKKTIRIGIVGAGANTKARHIPGFQAIEDVEIVGVVNSTPASTDKVARKYAIPQTYSHWKELVEDPEIDAVMIGTWPDLHCEITCMALEAGKHVLTEARMARNLAEAKQMLQVSQARPDLIAQIVPSPFGLKYHPEVIKLITQKYLGSLREVIVLGADDSFWDYSKKLHWRQDKEISGNNVLTMGILHETLSRWVPPVERVFAQSSIFEPQRPSTKRPGNADVTIPDSLQIVTRLQGGANAMYHLSGSILFGPGLQIHLYGSHGTIKVHFTPEEKIFVGHMGETELKEIQVPQADQGGWRVEAEFIGAIRGEEIVHHTDFASGVKYMEFTEAVALSCEKNQPMALPL; encoded by the coding sequence ATGGGTAAAAAAACGATCCGTATCGGAATTGTGGGTGCAGGGGCCAATACAAAAGCCCGCCATATTCCAGGATTTCAAGCTATTGAGGATGTCGAAATTGTGGGGGTTGTTAACTCGACTCCTGCATCGACTGACAAAGTGGCTCGCAAATATGCGATCCCACAAACTTACTCACATTGGAAAGAACTGGTTGAAGATCCGGAAATTGACGCCGTAATGATCGGGACCTGGCCGGATCTGCACTGTGAAATCACTTGTATGGCTCTGGAAGCAGGCAAGCATGTTCTGACCGAAGCCAGAATGGCACGAAATCTGGCCGAAGCAAAACAGATGCTTCAAGTTTCTCAGGCAAGACCCGACCTGATCGCCCAGATTGTCCCCAGTCCCTTTGGCCTCAAATACCATCCGGAAGTCATTAAACTGATCACCCAGAAATATCTGGGCTCTTTACGAGAAGTGATTGTGCTGGGGGCTGACGACTCGTTCTGGGACTACAGTAAAAAATTGCATTGGCGTCAGGACAAAGAAATCAGCGGGAACAATGTGCTCACGATGGGAATCCTGCACGAGACTCTCAGTCGTTGGGTTCCTCCTGTCGAACGTGTCTTCGCACAAAGCTCTATTTTTGAACCTCAGCGGCCCTCAACAAAAAGGCCAGGTAATGCTGATGTGACCATCCCGGACAGTCTGCAGATCGTAACCAGACTGCAGGGCGGAGCCAACGCCATGTACCACCTCAGTGGTTCGATCCTGTTTGGCCCGGGGCTGCAGATTCACCTGTACGGAAGCCATGGTACAATCAAGGTTCATTTCACTCCGGAAGAGAAAATCTTCGTAGGTCATATGGGTGAAACTGAATTAAAAGAAATTCAGGTCCCACAGGCAGATCAGGGTGGTTGGCGCGTCGAGGCAGAGTTTATCGGTGCGATTCGCGGCGAAGAAATCGTACATCACACAGACTTTGCATCAGGTGTGAAATATATGGAATTTACAGAAGCGGTCGCTCTGAGCTGCGAAAAAAACCAACCGATGGCACTGCCTCTGTAA
- a CDS encoding exodeoxyribonuclease VII small subunit: MAKKKATQSEAPLFEESLAELQEIVSTLEEGTAGLEESMEHFERGVKLLRSCYQSLESAEQKIEILTRVDADGNPVLEEFDATASIDTKGPSKTGRRKTSSPKKDSDENENDRTLF; encoded by the coding sequence ATGGCAAAGAAAAAAGCAACACAGTCAGAAGCGCCTCTCTTCGAAGAATCACTGGCAGAATTGCAGGAAATCGTCTCCACACTGGAAGAGGGGACGGCTGGCCTTGAAGAATCAATGGAACACTTTGAACGCGGGGTGAAACTGCTCCGTTCGTGCTACCAGTCTCTGGAATCAGCCGAACAGAAAATTGAAATTCTAACCCGCGTTGATGCGGATGGGAATCCGGTACTGGAAGAGTTCGATGCCACCGCATCGATCGATACAAAAGGCCCTTCCAAAACGGGGCGTCGTAAAACCAGCTCCCCCAAAAAAGATTCCGATGAGAACGAGAACGACCGGACGTTGTTCTAG
- the rplU gene encoding 50S ribosomal protein L21 — protein sequence MFVVIEDGSRQYTVQEGDTLTIDYRATAKEGDPITFENVLLANGGGASSIGAPTIEGASVEAEVVQAELKGEKLEIQKFRRRKNSRRHTGHRQKHTSVLIKTINVPGLEIVESAAAEETETATAEG from the coding sequence ATGTTTGTAGTAATCGAAGATGGCAGCCGTCAATATACGGTTCAGGAAGGCGATACCCTGACAATCGACTACCGTGCTACTGCAAAAGAAGGCGATCCCATTACTTTTGAAAACGTTCTGCTGGCCAACGGTGGAGGAGCCAGTTCAATTGGTGCCCCCACTATTGAAGGAGCATCCGTTGAAGCAGAAGTCGTTCAGGCAGAACTGAAGGGTGAAAAACTCGAAATTCAAAAGTTTCGACGCCGTAAGAATTCTCGCCGACACACAGGTCACCGCCAGAAACACACATCAGTCCTGATTAAAACAATCAACGTCCCTGGACTGGAAATTGTTGAATCGGCAGCAGCTGAAGAAACAGAAACCGCGACTGCGGAAGGTTAA
- the scpB gene encoding SMC-Scp complex subunit ScpB, which produces MLHHYSLPNSSDSRDRTVSASTSLVSAFQPGADNAFRWNFLIRSAQDTQLQSHSCMDVETRRTLKMAKVEAVLFVAESALSTRKIAQLATLANAREAKELIDQLNAALEETHSAFHIKRVATGYQMMTQPQFSFWLNKLHQRQAALKLSAPAMETLAIVVYRQPVTRADIESIRGVQSAEMLKQLMDRGLVRIGGKDDSLGRPFLYESTRKFLEIFGLKNLDDLPMGESLRISPEKPGQTANKTEEEIDLESAAEDVIEESEPEDIAEEEDLPAA; this is translated from the coding sequence ATGCTACATCACTACTCGCTTCCCAATAGCTCCGATAGCAGAGACAGAACGGTTTCGGCATCTACCAGTCTGGTCTCTGCCTTTCAGCCGGGTGCAGACAATGCCTTTCGCTGGAATTTCTTAATCCGTTCGGCGCAGGATACTCAGCTGCAGTCTCACTCCTGCATGGACGTAGAAACCCGACGGACGTTGAAGATGGCGAAGGTAGAAGCAGTGCTTTTCGTAGCGGAAAGTGCACTTTCGACAAGGAAAATCGCACAACTGGCCACTCTCGCAAATGCCAGAGAGGCGAAGGAATTGATTGATCAGCTCAATGCGGCACTCGAAGAGACACACTCCGCATTTCACATCAAACGCGTCGCCACCGGTTACCAGATGATGACACAGCCACAATTCTCCTTCTGGCTCAATAAACTTCATCAAAGACAGGCGGCGCTCAAACTCTCGGCACCCGCTATGGAAACGCTTGCGATTGTTGTTTATCGACAACCTGTTACGCGAGCCGACATTGAATCAATCCGGGGTGTCCAGAGTGCAGAAATGTTAAAACAGTTGATGGATCGGGGACTGGTTCGAATCGGCGGTAAAGACGACTCGCTCGGTCGGCCATTTCTTTATGAGTCGACACGGAAATTCCTGGAAATCTTTGGTCTGAAAAATCTGGATGATTTACCCATGGGTGAATCACTTCGCATCAGCCCAGAAAAGCCGGGGCAAACAGCCAATAAGACTGAAGAAGAAATCGACCTGGAATCAGCTGCAGAAGATGTCATTGAAGAGAGTGAGCCGGAAGATATTGCTGAAGAAGAAGATCTTCCTGCGGCATGA
- a CDS encoding sugar phosphate isomerase/epimerase family protein, giving the protein MSRFKLAVATRSFGQPIKRAIKTAAQMGARGVQLDVQNEITPASFGASGERQFRKLLEEFNLSVASLRLPARRTLVDPEFLDERVSQIKSALEFAWRMKSPHLIIHPGTIQSTDNVHFPVICEVLNDLARHASHIGTDLCIACEKNSSAVIRELVSKVTAGFIGIDFDTAEMIYTRQDQEATIRELYTWIKSYRLRDAVREMDGEGAEVALGKGMVMWDQFLPLVLETGYQGWLTVDRTQGENKLEDCRSGISYLNSLLP; this is encoded by the coding sequence ATGTCACGCTTTAAACTCGCAGTCGCGACCCGCAGCTTTGGTCAGCCCATCAAACGCGCAATTAAAACAGCCGCTCAGATGGGAGCGCGCGGGGTACAACTCGATGTTCAAAACGAAATCACACCGGCCTCGTTCGGCGCTTCAGGCGAACGACAGTTTCGCAAGCTGCTGGAAGAATTTAACCTGTCTGTCGCCTCGCTCAGGTTACCAGCGCGTCGGACTCTGGTTGATCCTGAATTTCTCGACGAGCGCGTCTCTCAAATCAAATCGGCATTGGAATTCGCCTGGCGAATGAAGTCCCCCCACCTGATCATTCATCCCGGAACGATCCAGTCTACGGACAACGTTCATTTCCCGGTGATCTGTGAAGTACTGAATGACCTCGCGCGACATGCTTCACATATTGGCACCGATCTTTGTATCGCCTGTGAAAAGAACTCTTCTGCAGTCATCCGTGAATTAGTCTCCAAGGTAACCGCCGGCTTCATCGGCATCGACTTTGATACGGCAGAAATGATTTATACACGACAGGACCAGGAAGCGACGATTCGAGAACTGTATACATGGATCAAATCATACCGACTACGTGATGCAGTGCGTGAAATGGATGGCGAAGGCGCAGAAGTCGCGCTGGGTAAAGGCATGGTCATGTGGGATCAATTTCTACCTCTGGTATTGGAAACCGGCTACCAGGGTTGGCTGACCGTTGATCGTACACAAGGTGAAAACAAGCTGGAGGACTGTCGCAGCGGCATTTCCTATCTGAATTCACTGCTCCCCTGA
- a CDS encoding prolyl oligopeptidase family serine peptidase: MNRLFIAPVIYLLISWALFSSNPGALLAQAPSPKDQAQLETQLKVLQNQIAELKKNPEIKRHLLADVEVYAKAAEWILRHEEFYKPQYIKDTFQVLKTGQQRAEQLKAGKPEWTEQTGTVIFGYYSKIDGSVQPYALTFPADYKEKTSHRWPLHVELHGRGGKRNEVFFIAHPNGKGPRKEHDWLHLDPFGRTDNGWRWSGEVDVHEAIADVKRRYLIDKRRITLRGFSMGGAGTWHLGLHYPSLWCGVGPGAGFVDFYQYQNQNDRLPHYQDKTLHIYDSIDYALNAANVPVVTYGGGKDKQLVSSTRMVEKAKTEDIEIPLFISPDAAHQSRMPAYQDFLAKLLEHSKQGRPAWPGKKQIRFITYTPKFNECEWMRIEELDEMYEPTLVEGGVDPESGNLILATENVAALSIARNIAPKVELDGNLLPLESAANGLLPQVYFTKGNNGWDVLKYEDSKTFIENPNQRKRHNLQGPIDDAFTLPFVCVKGTGAPWTPQLNEWSASVLSLFENEFDKWLRAKVPVIKDTEVSDQIIADKNLILFGDPGSNAIIAKVLEDLPVEWTKDQITVNGKKYDTQNHGVALIYPNPLNPNRYVVINSGHTMHEKDFLASNSWLFPKLGDIAVIQFQKQKEGAFKNQTVWAELFDSNWELP, translated from the coding sequence ATGAATCGCCTCTTCATTGCTCCCGTTATTTACTTACTGATTTCCTGGGCATTGTTTTCCTCCAATCCTGGCGCACTGCTGGCTCAGGCCCCCAGCCCCAAAGATCAGGCCCAACTTGAAACACAGCTCAAAGTGCTTCAGAATCAGATTGCCGAACTGAAAAAAAATCCGGAAATCAAACGGCATCTCCTGGCGGATGTTGAAGTGTACGCCAAGGCGGCAGAATGGATTTTACGGCATGAGGAGTTCTATAAACCACAATATATCAAAGATACTTTCCAGGTTTTAAAAACCGGTCAGCAAAGAGCAGAGCAACTCAAGGCGGGAAAACCGGAATGGACTGAGCAGACTGGTACGGTGATTTTTGGCTACTATTCCAAAATCGATGGTTCCGTGCAGCCTTATGCATTAACTTTTCCTGCAGACTATAAAGAAAAAACCAGTCATCGCTGGCCATTACATGTGGAACTGCATGGTCGTGGCGGCAAACGCAATGAAGTATTTTTCATTGCGCATCCCAACGGGAAAGGTCCCCGAAAAGAACATGACTGGTTACATCTGGATCCTTTTGGGCGTACAGATAATGGCTGGCGATGGAGTGGAGAAGTAGACGTCCATGAAGCCATCGCAGACGTCAAGAGAAGATACCTGATTGACAAGCGGCGCATCACATTACGCGGCTTCTCAATGGGAGGCGCTGGTACCTGGCATCTCGGCCTGCATTATCCTTCACTCTGGTGTGGCGTTGGTCCTGGTGCAGGCTTTGTCGACTTCTATCAATACCAGAACCAAAATGACAGACTCCCCCATTACCAGGATAAGACACTGCATATTTACGATTCGATTGACTATGCACTCAATGCAGCGAATGTCCCAGTCGTGACTTATGGTGGCGGAAAAGATAAACAACTGGTTTCCAGCACCAGAATGGTTGAGAAAGCAAAAACAGAAGATATTGAAATCCCCCTGTTTATCAGTCCTGATGCAGCACATCAGTCTCGCATGCCCGCATATCAGGATTTCCTGGCCAAACTCTTAGAGCACTCAAAACAAGGACGCCCTGCCTGGCCTGGTAAAAAACAAATTCGATTTATTACCTATACGCCCAAATTTAATGAATGCGAATGGATGAGAATCGAAGAACTTGATGAAATGTATGAGCCAACCCTGGTCGAAGGCGGTGTGGATCCAGAATCAGGCAATCTGATTCTGGCAACCGAAAACGTGGCGGCACTTTCAATCGCTCGAAATATTGCCCCCAAAGTAGAACTTGATGGAAATTTGCTGCCACTCGAATCAGCGGCCAATGGCCTGCTGCCACAGGTATATTTTACTAAGGGCAACAATGGATGGGATGTTTTGAAGTATGAGGATTCCAAGACCTTCATAGAAAACCCCAACCAGAGAAAACGGCATAATCTGCAAGGCCCAATCGATGATGCTTTCACCCTTCCCTTTGTTTGTGTGAAGGGAACCGGCGCCCCATGGACACCACAACTGAATGAGTGGTCGGCATCTGTTTTGTCGCTTTTTGAAAATGAATTTGACAAATGGCTGAGAGCTAAAGTTCCCGTGATCAAGGATACTGAGGTCTCTGATCAGATCATTGCAGATAAAAACCTGATTTTGTTTGGCGACCCTGGATCAAATGCCATCATCGCAAAAGTGCTTGAAGACCTGCCAGTCGAGTGGACCAAAGATCAAATTACTGTGAATGGCAAAAAGTATGATACACAAAATCATGGCGTTGCCCTGATCTATCCAAACCCATTAAATCCAAATCGCTATGTTGTGATCAATTCAGGCCATACGATGCATGAAAAAGATTTTCTGGCTTCAAACTCCTGGCTCTTCCCTAAACTGGGAGATATTGCCGTCATTCAATTTCAAAAACAAAAAGAGGGTGCATTTAAAAATCAAACTGTCTGGGCAGAATTATTTGACAGCAATTGGGAATTACCCTGA
- a CDS encoding SLC13 family permease, giving the protein MDWHIVVTFLVLSGVICSLTFLRAGADTILMGGLTILVVTGVIPAEDAIAGFANEGLIAVAFLFVVSEGIRQTGGFAFTGQQMLGRPKSLTDAQARVMLPSAVLSAFLNNTPVVAMMMPIISDWAKKMRISVSHLMLPLSYAAILGGLCTLVGTSTTLVVDGLLQHQTHRPGLSMFEIAWVGIPIMIIGLIYLLIFSRWLLPERKPAITPMDDPREYTVEMIVEPGCPLIGKTIEQAGLRHLAGMYLMEIDRKDDVIAAVSSNERLEANDQLVFVGIVESVIDLQKIPGLKPATDQLFKLSGPRSERCLIEAVVSDSFRFINMSIRTAKFRSNYNAAVIAVARNGQRINKKIGDIELQRGDTLLIEAHPSFIDQQRNSREFFLVSQVEDSTPPRHERAWIARTILLAMILMVAIANIKMIVAAMVAAGLMTATRCCSATEAKRSIDWGVLITIAAGLGIGRAIENSGAATLIASSFTGMANNSPLAVLAILSLITLVLTNLITAKATATLIFPIAVATAATLNVDLMPFVITITISAAACFATPIGYQTNLMVFGPGGYKYADYLRIGGPLTLIVWLMTVIIVPLAWPFNP; this is encoded by the coding sequence ATGGACTGGCATATTGTAGTTACGTTTCTGGTTTTGAGTGGAGTAATCTGCTCCCTGACGTTTCTGCGTGCCGGTGCCGACACCATCTTAATGGGAGGGCTCACGATTCTGGTTGTGACAGGGGTAATTCCGGCAGAAGATGCCATCGCCGGTTTTGCCAATGAAGGTCTGATTGCCGTTGCTTTTCTATTTGTTGTGAGCGAAGGGATCAGACAGACCGGCGGATTCGCCTTCACTGGACAGCAAATGCTGGGTCGTCCCAAATCTCTGACAGATGCCCAGGCCCGGGTCATGCTCCCTTCAGCGGTCCTGAGCGCCTTTCTCAACAACACTCCCGTCGTCGCTATGATGATGCCCATCATTTCAGACTGGGCCAAGAAAATGAGGATCTCAGTATCACATCTGATGCTGCCTTTAAGCTACGCTGCCATTCTGGGAGGGCTGTGCACGCTTGTCGGAACCAGCACAACGCTGGTGGTTGATGGACTGCTGCAACACCAGACGCATCGCCCCGGGTTATCCATGTTTGAAATTGCATGGGTCGGAATCCCCATTATGATCATCGGCTTGATCTACCTGCTGATATTCTCTCGCTGGCTCCTGCCTGAACGCAAACCAGCCATCACTCCCATGGACGATCCACGTGAATATACCGTGGAAATGATTGTCGAACCAGGGTGCCCCCTGATTGGTAAAACGATCGAACAGGCGGGACTGCGTCATCTGGCGGGAATGTATCTGATGGAAATCGACCGCAAGGACGATGTCATCGCCGCTGTTTCCTCCAATGAACGACTGGAAGCCAATGATCAGCTGGTATTCGTGGGAATTGTGGAATCAGTCATTGATCTTCAGAAAATCCCGGGGCTGAAACCTGCAACCGATCAGCTGTTTAAACTCTCAGGACCTCGTTCTGAGCGTTGTCTGATCGAAGCGGTTGTCTCCGACAGCTTTCGTTTTATCAACATGTCAATTCGCACAGCCAAATTCCGGTCTAATTACAATGCAGCTGTCATTGCCGTGGCCCGCAACGGACAACGCATCAACAAAAAAATCGGCGACATTGAACTCCAGCGCGGAGACACTCTCTTAATAGAAGCACATCCTTCCTTCATTGATCAGCAGAGAAATTCGCGTGAATTCTTTCTGGTGAGCCAGGTAGAAGATTCCACTCCTCCGCGGCATGAACGCGCCTGGATTGCCCGCACGATCTTACTGGCCATGATCCTGATGGTTGCGATCGCGAACATCAAGATGATCGTCGCTGCCATGGTTGCCGCCGGGCTGATGACGGCAACACGCTGCTGCAGTGCGACCGAAGCAAAGCGGTCCATAGACTGGGGCGTACTGATCACGATCGCAGCTGGCCTGGGAATTGGGCGGGCTATTGAGAATTCCGGAGCAGCCACTTTGATTGCATCCAGTTTTACAGGGATGGCAAATAACAGTCCTCTGGCCGTTCTGGCTATCCTGTCATTGATCACCCTGGTCCTTACAAACCTGATCACAGCTAAAGCGACAGCCACATTAATTTTCCCGATTGCCGTTGCCACAGCTGCCACTTTGAATGTCGATTTGATGCCCTTTGTCATTACGATCACAATTTCCGCAGCTGCCTGCTTTGCGACTCCCATTGGTTATCAGACCAATCTGATGGTTTTCGGTCCCGGTGGGTATAAATATGCAGACTACCTCCGTATTGGAGGCCCATTGACTCTGATCGTCTGGCTGATGACTGTGATCATCGTACCTCTTGCCTGGCCATTCAATCCGTGA
- the lpxB gene encoding lipid-A-disaccharide synthase has product MHLFFSVGEPSGDQHTAHLIEEIRKRNPDVSFSAFGGPEMQSAGCHLEVRLTDYAVMGIFNVLPLIFKFIQLLRQAGQYLETHRPDAVILVDFPGFNWWVARKAKALGIPVFYYLPPQLWAWAPWRIRRVRKHVDYVLSGLKFEKAWYESRGVKVDYIGHPFFDEVASKELDSTILSELNQSTKKVGILPGSRTSEVTRNFPFILQIVNQLSDQLPPGVTFPVACYREAHLELCAKFIQEAKLSHLPIQLYLKKTSEIIESADCCLMVSGSVSLELLARKTPAVVIYRSHWGMYFMAHLLITCKYMSLPNLIADRELMPEFPSVGSPVKDVAKITTILGDWIRTPLSLERARHKLSSLYDETVIPGASAQAAEAILNKLETPSQQKSAA; this is encoded by the coding sequence ATGCACCTGTTTTTTTCTGTCGGCGAGCCAAGCGGTGATCAGCATACAGCACACCTGATTGAAGAAATTCGCAAGCGGAATCCAGATGTTTCCTTTTCTGCATTTGGGGGACCTGAAATGCAGTCAGCCGGTTGTCACCTTGAAGTCAGACTGACTGATTATGCCGTCATGGGGATCTTCAATGTGTTACCGCTCATTTTTAAATTCATTCAACTGCTCAGGCAGGCGGGACAATACCTGGAGACTCACCGCCCCGATGCAGTCATTCTGGTTGATTTTCCAGGATTCAACTGGTGGGTTGCCAGAAAAGCCAAAGCATTGGGCATCCCCGTATTTTATTACCTCCCCCCTCAACTCTGGGCCTGGGCCCCCTGGCGCATACGCCGCGTTCGTAAACACGTAGATTATGTCCTTTCGGGATTAAAGTTCGAAAAAGCATGGTACGAATCCAGAGGAGTCAAAGTCGACTACATCGGACATCCATTTTTTGATGAAGTTGCTTCAAAAGAACTGGACAGCACCATTCTGAGCGAGCTCAACCAATCGACGAAAAAAGTGGGGATTCTGCCTGGTTCACGTACCAGTGAAGTTACTCGAAACTTTCCTTTCATACTGCAAATTGTAAATCAACTCTCTGATCAACTTCCTCCTGGAGTTACATTTCCTGTCGCCTGCTACAGGGAAGCACACCTTGAACTCTGTGCAAAATTTATTCAGGAAGCAAAACTCAGCCACTTACCGATCCAGCTCTACCTCAAAAAGACATCGGAAATTATCGAATCTGCTGATTGTTGCCTGATGGTATCAGGTTCGGTCAGCCTCGAGTTACTGGCTAGAAAAACCCCTGCTGTTGTCATCTACCGCAGCCACTGGGGCATGTATTTTATGGCACACTTATTAATAACCTGCAAGTACATGTCGCTGCCGAATCTGATTGCAGACAGAGAACTTATGCCTGAATTCCCTTCTGTGGGATCACCAGTAAAAGATGTGGCGAAAATAACAACCATACTGGGTGACTGGATCAGGACTCCACTCTCACTGGAAAGAGCCCGCCATAAACTCTCCTCACTTTATGACGAAACCGTAATTCCTGGAGCGTCAGCTCAAGCTGCTGAAGCGATCTTGAACAAGTTAGAGACTCCATCGCAACAGAAATCAGCAGCATAA